The sequence CAGACTGCGTCGTGCCCATGCGGCGTGCAACCTCCGCTTGGGAGATTTTGGCGTTCCGGCGCAGCGCGACGAGCTCCCTGATTAGCCGCAGCCGGTGCTCGGCATCAGCGAGCGCATCCTCAAGATCCGGGTCTGCTGCCTCTGCGGCGAGGACCTCTTCCTCACTGATGTAGTTCGCCGGTGGGCTGGTGCGGTGGCGGGCTCGGCGAAACATGATCGCCTCCGAGTTGTTGGGGACTGACGCGAGACTATCGGATGCATGCGATACAGCGAAGGGACTTCCGGTAACGAGTTACCCACAGAGCAAGGAGAGACAACTACTCGTCACTGCCCCCGCCGCGGTAGAGCTTCCAGCGGGTCTTCGCCCGCAGGATAAGGTACAACGGGGTCTTATCGGACTTTTTCTCGAAAGTTGTCAGGATCCAGACGACCGTGCTGTACTGTCCGTCGAACCTGAAGAGCGCTCGGTACTCCTTGCCTTCCGATGTGGCTCGAAGCTCGTGATACCTGCCCTTGTGGCCCTTGAGCTGCTTGTAGTGGCGATCAAGTTCCTCGCCCTTTTCGTAGGCTTTGATCACCGTACGTAGGGCGACGTAGCCGGCTCGATCCAGCTGCTGTAGTTCTTCCCACGCTCTGGGGTGGTAGCGGATGTGCCGCTGTCCCACGCTGTTCACCGGCCCCTTCGCCGTCGCCCTGCGGCCCTAACCTCAACTTCACTACCAGTGCGGAAGCGGCCAACGCAAGGTAGTACGCGTGCACTGGGTGATCAAGGGTGGTAGATCCGACTCCCACCAGTGTCGTCCATCCTGGACCGTGTGCGCCATACGGATAGGGCCGATCAGATAGGGCCGATCGGCTGTCGGACGAGTCATCGACACCAGTCGTCCGTCGGCCGTCGATCAGTCGGACAACGTCGTCGGGTCAGTTGTCGGGTCAGTTGTCGGGTCAGTGAGTGTGAGGACTTTCTGTACGAGATCAAGGCGGCCCGCGTCCGCGGGCCGCTCGCGCCGTCGAACCAGGGCCGGGCCTGCCGGCCCGCCGCCGCGCCTCTGGCCTTCGGCCGCCAGCGCGTCGGTTCCAGCCCGCCGGCGGCGCGACATACGACGAAGCCCCGGGCCGCCATGGTCATTGGCAGATCCGGGGCTTCAGTGTTGGCGAGTACAAGGGCGAGCCTCCGGCGGGGGCCAGACGACTCCAGGATGGTTGCCGAAGGTTCCGGGTGTGGGGTTGATGCGGGCGCCATCCCGACAGCCACCGACCCAGGCAAGCCGAGCGGGCCAGGGCCAGGGCGACAAGGTCGTTCGTCCGGTAGGGCGCTCCACCTTGTCGCCCTGGCCCTGGCCCGCTCCACGGGAGTGTGGGTCGGCGGCAGACGGGATGGCAGATCGGGTCGGCTACTTGACTTCGCCAAGGCGGCGCAGGAACCGGCGGAGTGTTGCGGTTAGTTCAGTCGGGTTTTCAAGAGCCTCAACGGGGATCCGATCGACAAAGCCAACTCCGGCATCCCTTAGTAGATGGTCCCTGGTTGTGTCCAAAGCGCGGCGGGTGTTGTGGTGCGGTCCGTCGATCTCTAGGACACCCGCTCGACCTCGATACGTAACCAGCACGTCAGGTTC comes from Micromonospora viridifaciens and encodes:
- a CDS encoding type II toxin-antitoxin system RelE/ParE family toxin is translated as MNSVGQRHIRYHPRAWEELQQLDRAGYVALRTVIKAYEKGEELDRHYKQLKGHKGRYHELRATSEGKEYRALFRFDGQYSTVVWILTTFEKKSDKTPLYLILRAKTRWKLYRGGGSDE